In Chryseobacterium gleum, a single genomic region encodes these proteins:
- a CDS encoding YifB family Mg chelatase-like AAA ATPase translates to MLIKIYGSAIHGVAAQTITIEVNVDTGGVGYHLVGLPDNAIKESSYRISAALKNVGYKIPGKKITINMAPADLRKEGSAYDLSIAIGILTASDQILAEEVNDYIIMGELSLDGSLQPIKGVLPIAIQAREEGFKGIILPKQNAREAAIVNDLEVYGVENIREVIDFFNEGKPLEKMTLDTRKEFHEKVNNFPFDFSEVKGQETAKRAMEVAAAGGHNIILIGPPGSGKTMLAKRVPSILPPLTLKEALETTKIHSVAGKIGTEASLMTVRPFRSPHHTISDVALVGGGSYPQPGEISLAHNGVLFLDEMPEFKRTVLEVMRQPLEDREVTISRARFTVNYPASFMLVASMNPSPSGFFPDDPNNTSSVYEMQRYMNKLSGPLLDRIDIHIEVQKVEFEQLSEKRKGEKSKDIRERVLKAREIQNKRYQNLSISSNAQIGPKEIEAFCELDETSFGLIKLAMEKLNLSARAYDRILKVARTIADLEESENILSHHISEAIQYRSLDREFWNG, encoded by the coding sequence ATGCTGATCAAAATTTACGGAAGTGCCATTCACGGAGTGGCTGCACAGACCATTACCATTGAAGTAAATGTAGATACCGGCGGAGTGGGATACCATCTGGTAGGGCTTCCCGATAACGCCATCAAAGAAAGCAGCTACAGAATATCGGCCGCACTGAAAAACGTAGGATATAAGATTCCCGGAAAGAAAATCACGATTAATATGGCTCCTGCAGATCTCAGAAAAGAAGGCTCTGCTTATGATCTTAGTATTGCTATTGGGATTTTAACCGCTTCAGATCAGATACTGGCAGAAGAAGTTAATGACTATATCATTATGGGAGAGCTTTCTCTGGACGGAAGCCTGCAGCCGATCAAAGGTGTACTTCCTATTGCAATTCAGGCCAGGGAAGAAGGATTTAAGGGGATTATTCTTCCCAAACAAAATGCAAGAGAAGCTGCTATTGTTAATGATCTCGAAGTATATGGGGTAGAAAATATCAGAGAGGTTATTGATTTTTTTAATGAAGGAAAACCTCTTGAAAAAATGACTTTGGATACCAGAAAAGAATTTCACGAGAAGGTAAACAATTTTCCTTTCGATTTCTCTGAAGTTAAAGGACAGGAAACAGCCAAAAGAGCCATGGAGGTCGCTGCAGCAGGCGGGCACAACATTATCCTGATAGGTCCACCCGGAAGTGGAAAAACAATGCTCGCCAAAAGAGTTCCCAGTATTTTACCTCCTTTGACACTGAAAGAGGCTCTGGAAACAACAAAAATTCATTCCGTTGCCGGGAAAATAGGAACAGAAGCTTCACTGATGACTGTACGTCCTTTCAGATCACCCCATCATACCATTTCTGATGTTGCTCTCGTGGGAGGCGGAAGTTATCCGCAGCCCGGGGAGATTTCCCTTGCCCATAATGGAGTCTTATTTCTGGACGAAATGCCCGAATTTAAAAGAACAGTGCTGGAAGTAATGAGACAGCCTCTGGAAGACCGTGAGGTAACCATTTCAAGGGCACGTTTTACCGTAAACTATCCTGCAAGTTTTATGCTGGTAGCGTCTATGAATCCCAGCCCAAGTGGTTTCTTTCCCGATGATCCAAATAATACCTCATCGGTTTATGAAATGCAGCGCTACATGAATAAGCTTTCCGGACCGCTTCTGGATAGAATTGATATTCATATTGAAGTTCAGAAAGTAGAATTTGAACAGCTTTCCGAAAAAAGGAAAGGGGAGAAAAGCAAAGACATCAGAGAACGCGTACTGAAAGCCCGGGAGATTCAGAATAAGCGGTATCAGAATCTTAGTATCAGCAGTAATGCCCAGATAGGACCAAAGGAAATTGAAGCATTCTGTGAGCTGGATGAAACCTCATTCGGCCTTATCAAATTAGCAATGGAAAAACTAAATCTTTCGGCAAGAGCATATGACAGAATTCTGAAAGTCGCCAGAACAATTGCCGACCTTGAAGAATCCGAGAATATTTTGTCTCATCATATTTCCGAAGCCATACAATACAGAAGCCTGGACCGTGAATTCTGGAATGGATAA
- a CDS encoding T9SS type A sorting domain-containing protein, translating into MKTKLILLVFLLFSILNLKAQCTPTVTSPRLGQKYPGTVLFCDTEDEVLSTTQTYTTYQWYKQEWTWQTPNNNPWVAIPGATSQQLTINGNEQLNYFKVVVTDGDCTAESPTVFADGFVYGLPAMMTTYTPGTYEENMGTVNVCNGASVQFDDIFPVVYGKHTWFKCVPSSNPPVAGDPCIIPGVVGDTYVATTSGKYGFYACTEYCPDQCQMLDPFAFVEVNFGNWEFCSNLGTGETKIKDNNLKIYPNPTAQHLYIGKESDKIYKEVTIIDMSGKLVLKKTDHSYNQPIDVSQLVPGNYIIVSKSAAGIEYKNRFIKK; encoded by the coding sequence ATGAAAACAAAACTAATCCTTTTAGTGTTTTTATTATTCAGCATTTTGAATCTAAAAGCACAGTGTACCCCTACAGTTACCAGTCCCAGACTTGGCCAGAAATATCCCGGAACCGTTCTGTTCTGTGATACAGAAGATGAAGTACTTTCTACCACACAGACTTATACAACTTACCAGTGGTATAAGCAGGAGTGGACCTGGCAGACCCCTAATAACAATCCATGGGTTGCTATTCCGGGAGCTACTTCACAGCAGCTGACCATCAACGGCAACGAGCAGCTGAATTATTTTAAAGTGGTTGTTACCGATGGAGACTGTACAGCAGAAAGCCCGACAGTATTTGCAGATGGCTTTGTTTACGGGCTTCCGGCTATGATGACTACTTATACTCCGGGAACCTATGAAGAAAATATGGGAACAGTAAATGTCTGCAATGGAGCTTCTGTACAGTTTGACGATATATTCCCTGTAGTTTATGGCAAACATACTTGGTTCAAATGTGTCCCAAGCAGTAATCCTCCGGTGGCAGGAGATCCTTGTATCATTCCAGGTGTAGTAGGAGATACTTATGTAGCGACAACTTCCGGAAAATATGGATTCTATGCCTGTACTGAATACTGTCCGGACCAATGCCAGATGTTGGATCCATTTGCCTTTGTTGAGGTAAATTTCGGGAACTGGGAATTCTGCAGCAATCTGGGAACGGGAGAGACAAAAATTAAAGATAATAATCTGAAAATCTATCCTAATCCTACAGCACAGCATCTTTATATAGGAAAAGAATCAGACAAGATTTATAAAGAAGTTACCATTATAGATATGTCCGGAAAGCTGGTTCTGAAAAAAACAGATCACAGCTACAATCAGCCCATTGATGTAAGCCAGCTGGTACCGGGAAATTATATTATTGTTTCTAAAAGTGCAGCGGGAATTGAATACAAAAATAGATTTATAAAAAAATAG
- a CDS encoding porin family protein, with amino-acid sequence MNNEWLNNLRSRMDDHEEDVPEGLWDDIRDELFSGEENNSIPGFIPEIHEGGAEKKERIEGVGKKSLFYRIGGIAAAIALLFLLTKIRPYNDKEKLLSQKPPDVKKEKEKSALNSGKTEHIVSSEVKSGTNAFLAENTFNTETPKKILTQRNSDNGTENYAGKTQDIIKIPTASEAFQQESKIAQKISPVDGTVKETVEETEPDEVLFKQEKLKEVYAENTKHSARKSGNKKSWMLGMLTGNMASNSAEQQFPGYASITGKAMNVEQVWTTSEFHDDPLTAILLANQSQPVEARIRHKVPVTFGLSVYYNLGKRWGIGTGVNYTKLSSELHSGSDNNFIKGDQTVHYIGIPVQVNYNVIQKGKFTGYVTGGALVEKPVAGSITTTYVVNDEIKESSNEKLEPKPLQFSVNAAAGLQLKIIDKVGIYAEPGIGYHFKKEDAPNTIYKEKPLHFNMKFGVRVLLD; translated from the coding sequence ATGAATAATGAATGGCTAAATAACCTGCGAAGCAGAATGGATGACCATGAAGAGGACGTTCCGGAAGGGTTGTGGGATGACATCAGAGATGAATTATTCTCGGGAGAAGAAAACAACAGCATTCCCGGGTTTATTCCTGAAATTCATGAAGGTGGTGCGGAAAAGAAAGAAAGAATTGAAGGTGTGGGAAAAAAATCCTTATTCTATCGTATCGGAGGTATTGCTGCTGCCATTGCATTGCTGTTTTTACTGACAAAAATACGGCCTTATAATGATAAGGAAAAACTTCTGTCTCAGAAACCGCCAGATGTGAAAAAAGAAAAGGAAAAGAGCGCTTTAAATTCCGGAAAAACTGAACACATTGTAAGCAGTGAGGTAAAATCAGGAACAAATGCCTTCTTAGCTGAAAATACATTCAATACAGAAACTCCAAAGAAAATCTTAACTCAAAGAAATTCTGATAACGGAACAGAAAATTACGCTGGAAAAACCCAGGATATTATAAAGATTCCTACTGCTTCGGAGGCTTTTCAGCAGGAAAGTAAAATTGCTCAGAAAATTTCGCCTGTTGATGGTACTGTGAAAGAAACAGTGGAAGAAACAGAACCAGATGAGGTTCTTTTTAAACAGGAAAAATTGAAGGAGGTATACGCAGAAAATACAAAACATTCTGCCAGGAAATCCGGAAATAAAAAATCCTGGATGCTGGGAATGCTGACAGGAAATATGGCTTCCAACTCCGCAGAACAGCAGTTTCCCGGGTATGCTTCAATTACCGGGAAAGCCATGAATGTTGAGCAGGTATGGACTACTTCAGAGTTTCATGATGATCCTCTGACAGCCATATTGCTGGCGAATCAAAGCCAGCCGGTAGAAGCGAGAATCAGGCATAAGGTTCCTGTTACTTTCGGGCTTTCTGTTTACTATAATCTGGGGAAAAGATGGGGAATAGGAACGGGAGTAAATTATACCAAACTGTCTTCTGAGCTGCATTCTGGGAGTGATAACAATTTTATTAAGGGAGATCAGACCGTTCATTATATAGGAATTCCCGTGCAGGTGAATTACAATGTCATTCAGAAGGGCAAATTTACAGGATATGTTACAGGAGGAGCACTTGTGGAAAAGCCTGTGGCAGGAAGTATCACAACAACCTATGTAGTGAATGATGAAATAAAGGAATCCTCAAATGAAAAGCTGGAGCCCAAACCTTTACAATTCTCTGTCAACGCAGCGGCAGGTCTTCAGCTGAAGATTATTGATAAAGTCGGAATTTATGCAGAACCGGGAATAGGATATCATTTTAAAAAAGAAGATGCTCCCAATACAATTTATAAAGAAAAACCACTTCATTTTAATATGAAGTTCGGTGTACGAGTGCTGTTGGATTAA